A portion of the Halodesulfovibrio aestuarii DSM 17919 = ATCC 29578 genome contains these proteins:
- a CDS encoding M48 family metallopeptidase — protein sequence MIFREDGTIKYTLTRSNRAKHVRLKITRTKGLEIVVPETFKKAWLTPILEKRIEWIRKVAKRLELPASIGEMPPLIPEKIFLNALNYEYAVRCVSPTTISTKLVDAEKIIRTATGVLSIEVDGGILLPNTVTDEVQAELLRCWLVRCGKEYLPELLEEASAQVGIPYKKVQIRLQKGRWGSCSGRGTISLNARLLLLPADLLQYILLHELAHVRHPNHSHAYWNFLATLDARALENDRAMNDAWKHIPLCFSM from the coding sequence TTGATTTTTAGAGAAGACGGCACCATTAAATATACGCTGACCCGTAGTAACAGGGCCAAGCATGTCCGGTTAAAAATCACACGGACAAAGGGACTTGAGATAGTAGTGCCAGAGACTTTTAAAAAGGCATGGCTCACTCCAATACTGGAGAAACGTATAGAATGGATTCGTAAAGTTGCAAAACGGTTAGAGCTGCCGGCTAGTATTGGAGAAATGCCTCCTTTAATTCCCGAAAAAATCTTTTTGAACGCCCTTAATTATGAATATGCTGTCCGATGTGTGTCACCCACTACAATTTCGACGAAACTTGTTGATGCCGAAAAGATTATACGAACAGCTACCGGAGTGCTATCTATTGAAGTCGATGGAGGCATCCTGCTTCCAAATACCGTAACAGACGAAGTGCAAGCAGAGTTGTTACGCTGTTGGCTTGTACGATGCGGTAAGGAATATTTACCTGAGTTACTTGAAGAGGCTTCGGCACAGGTTGGGATTCCATATAAAAAAGTGCAAATACGTCTTCAGAAAGGAAGATGGGGGAGCTGTTCCGGACGCGGGACGATTTCACTAAATGCACGTTTGCTGCTTCTACCGGCAGATCTGCTGCAATATATTTTATTACACGAACTGGCACATGTCCGGCACCCGAATCATTCACATGCTTATTGGAATTTTTTGGCAACACTTGATGCCAGAGCGTTAGAAAATGATCGGGCTATGAATGATGCCTGGAAACATATTCCGCTTTGTTTTTCTATGTAG
- the sat gene encoding sulfate adenylyltransferase — translation MSKLVAPHGGKGLVCCLLEGAELEAEVKKAEGLKKLDISARAKGDLIMMGIGGFSPLNGFMGKEDWKNVCENFTLADGTFWPVPVTLDASKEEADAIAVGEEIALVRNGIAFATMKVEEKFEMTEADKKWECEKVFKGEGEESADDVFWKIALEDHPGVKMVMAQKEVNLAGPVKVLSEGEYPEEYKGVYLRPAEVRAMFEERGWSEVAALQLRNPMHRSHEFLAKIAIEVCDGVLIHSLIGNLKPGDIPADVRVKAIDALVEHYFVKDNVIQAGYPLDMRYAGPREGLLHATFRQNYGVNNMLIGRDHAGVGDFYGLFEAQEIFDRIPTPADEGKALLCKPMKIDWTFYCYKCDGMASLRTCPHSKEDRVILSGTKLRKALSEGAEIPDHFGRDEVLVILREYYEGLTEKVEVKMQGAASGESM, via the coding sequence ATGTCTAAACTGGTAGCCCCACATGGTGGTAAAGGTCTCGTTTGTTGCCTGCTCGAAGGCGCAGAACTCGAAGCTGAAGTAAAAAAAGCTGAAGGCCTCAAAAAGCTCGACATCTCTGCTCGTGCAAAAGGCGACCTTATCATGATGGGTATCGGTGGCTTCTCCCCACTGAACGGTTTCATGGGTAAAGAAGACTGGAAGAACGTATGTGAGAACTTCACTCTCGCAGACGGCACTTTCTGGCCTGTACCAGTTACCCTTGACGCTTCCAAAGAAGAAGCTGACGCAATCGCTGTTGGTGAAGAAATCGCTCTCGTTCGTAACGGCATCGCTTTCGCTACTATGAAAGTAGAAGAAAAGTTCGAAATGACCGAAGCTGACAAAAAATGGGAATGCGAAAAAGTATTCAAAGGCGAAGGCGAAGAGTCTGCTGATGACGTATTCTGGAAGATCGCTCTTGAAGATCACCCAGGCGTAAAAATGGTTATGGCTCAGAAAGAAGTTAACCTTGCTGGTCCTGTTAAAGTTCTTTCCGAAGGCGAATACCCAGAAGAATACAAAGGTGTTTACCTCCGTCCTGCAGAAGTTCGTGCTATGTTCGAAGAACGTGGTTGGTCTGAAGTTGCTGCACTGCAGCTCCGTAACCCAATGCACCGTTCACACGAATTCCTCGCAAAAATCGCTATCGAAGTTTGCGACGGCGTGCTCATTCACTCCCTCATCGGTAACCTCAAGCCAGGAGACATTCCTGCAGACGTTCGCGTAAAAGCTATCGATGCACTTGTGGAACACTACTTCGTAAAAGACAACGTAATTCAGGCTGGCTACCCACTTGACATGCGTTACGCTGGTCCACGTGAAGGTCTGCTCCACGCTACTTTCCGTCAGAACTACGGTGTAAACAACATGCTCATCGGTCGTGACCACGCTGGTGTTGGTGACTTCTACGGTCTCTTCGAAGCACAGGAAATCTTTGATCGTATTCCTACCCCAGCAGATGAAGGCAAAGCACTGCTTTGTAAACCAATGAAAATTGACTGGACCTTCTACTGCTACAAATGTGACGGCATGGCTTCCCTTCGTACCTGCCCACACAGCAAAGAAGATCGTGTTATCCTTTCCGGTACAAAACTCCGTAAAGCACTTTCCGAAGGCGCTGAAATTCCAGATCACTTCGGTCGTGACGAAGTTCTCGTTATCCTTCGTGAATACTACGAAGGCCTTACCGAGAAAGTTGAAGTTAAAATGCAGGGTGCAGCTTCCGGCGAATCCATGTAG
- the rpsL gene encoding 30S ribosomal protein S12, whose protein sequence is MPTINQLIRKERKKVVKRKKTPALQACPQRRGVCTRVYTTTPKKPNSALRKVARVRLTNGIEVTAYIPGEGHNLQEHSVVMIRGGRVKDLPGVRYHIVRGTLDTAGVADRRQGRSKYGAKRPK, encoded by the coding sequence ATGCCCACTATCAACCAACTTATCCGTAAGGAACGTAAGAAGGTTGTAAAACGTAAGAAAACCCCAGCGCTGCAGGCTTGTCCACAGCGTCGCGGCGTTTGTACTCGTGTTTACACCACTACGCCTAAAAAACCTAACTCCGCGCTGCGTAAAGTAGCTCGTGTACGCCTCACCAACGGCATCGAAGTAACTGCCTACATCCCTGGTGAAGGTCATAACTTGCAGGAACACTCTGTTGTTATGATCCGTGGTGGTCGTGTAAAAGACTTACCAGGTGTACGTTACCATATCGTACGTGGTACCCTCGACACCGCTGGTGTTGCCGATCGTCGCCAGGGCCGTTCTAAATACGGCGCTAAGCGTCCTAAGTAA
- the rpsG gene encoding 30S ribosomal protein S7: MPRKGPVPKREILPDPVYGSRLAARFVNRLMLDGKKSTAEKIFYKALDVLAEKTGEDAIRAFEKSIENVKPHLEVKSRRVGGATYQVPVEVRPDRQVSLSIRWIITYARGRGEQGMVARLSGELLDAFNSRGGAVKKKEDTHRMAEANKAFAHFRW; the protein is encoded by the coding sequence ATGCCTCGTAAAGGACCCGTACCTAAGCGTGAGATTTTGCCAGATCCAGTATATGGAAGCCGTCTGGCAGCTCGTTTTGTTAACCGTCTTATGCTTGACGGTAAAAAGAGCACCGCAGAAAAAATCTTCTATAAAGCACTTGATGTTCTCGCTGAAAAAACCGGCGAAGATGCAATCCGCGCTTTTGAAAAGTCTATTGAAAATGTAAAACCTCATCTGGAAGTTAAGTCTCGCCGCGTTGGTGGTGCAACTTATCAGGTTCCAGTTGAAGTTCGTCCAGACCGTCAGGTTTCTCTCTCTATCCGTTGGATCATCACCTACGCTCGCGGTCGTGGCGAGCAGGGCATGGTTGCACGTCTGTCCGGCGAACTGCTTGACGCGTTCAACAGTCGTGGCGGTGCTGTGAAGAAGAAAGAAGACACCCACCGTATGGCAGAAGCTAACAAAGCTTTTGCTCATTTCCGTTGGTAA
- the fusA gene encoding elongation factor G: protein MSAKVAVSKQRNIGIMAHIDAGKTTTTERILYYTGVSHKIGETHDGESNMDWMEQEKERGITITSAATTCFWKDYRVNIIDTPGHVDFTMEVERSLRVLDGSVCVFDAVAGVEPQSETVWRQADRYGVPRICFINKMDRIGSDYWRAVGMISDRLGAKPISLQIPIGAEDHFEGIIDLVTGEAIYYDKATKGAEFEIKAVPADLQDLYDEKRLEMMEAAAEEDEELFEKYLGGEELSAEEIKSALRKATIARTIVPVFCGSAFRNMGVQPLLDAVVDYLPSPVDIPAMEGSDPDNEEVKIPCPCDDKEPFSALVFKLASDPYIGHLSFSRIYSGKIETGMTIFNANTGKKERVGRLLKMHANKREDIKEAYAGDIVAVVGLKNVSTGDTICAMDRPVVLESLDIPDPVIEVAIEPKTKADRDALSAALAKLAKEDPSFRVKGDDETGQTLISGMGELHLDIIVDRLTREFSVNANVGKPQVAYRETITKVAKEDHKYAKQSGGRGQYGHVVIEVEPNPEKGYEFSNSITGGVIPKEYIPAVDKGIQEALKSGVFAGFPTVDVKVNLVFGSYHDVDSSEQAFYIAGSMAIKAACKKAGPQILEPIMGVEVVTPEEYLGDVMGDLNGRRGRVQGMNTRANAQVIDAMVPLSEMFGYATDLRSKTQGRANFTMQFDHYEPVPNSIAEEIVSSKG, encoded by the coding sequence GTGTCTGCTAAAGTAGCTGTATCAAAACAGAGAAATATTGGTATCATGGCCCACATTGATGCGGGTAAGACTACCACTACTGAACGTATTCTCTACTACACCGGTGTATCTCACAAAATTGGTGAGACACACGACGGTGAGTCCAATATGGACTGGATGGAGCAGGAAAAAGAGCGTGGTATTACTATTACCTCTGCTGCAACTACCTGTTTCTGGAAAGATTACCGCGTAAACATCATTGATACACCGGGCCACGTTGACTTCACTATGGAAGTTGAACGCTCCCTTCGTGTTCTTGATGGTTCCGTTTGTGTGTTCGATGCTGTTGCCGGTGTTGAGCCTCAGTCTGAGACTGTATGGCGTCAGGCTGACCGTTACGGTGTGCCTCGCATCTGCTTCATCAACAAAATGGACCGCATTGGTTCCGATTACTGGCGTGCAGTTGGCATGATCTCCGATCGTCTCGGTGCTAAGCCTATCTCTCTCCAGATTCCAATCGGTGCTGAAGACCATTTTGAAGGCATCATCGATCTCGTAACCGGCGAAGCTATCTACTATGATAAAGCTACCAAAGGTGCTGAGTTCGAAATCAAAGCTGTTCCTGCTGACTTGCAGGACCTCTATGACGAAAAACGCCTTGAAATGATGGAAGCAGCAGCAGAAGAAGACGAAGAACTCTTCGAAAAATATCTCGGCGGCGAAGAACTCTCCGCTGAAGAAATTAAATCTGCTCTGCGTAAAGCTACTATTGCACGTACTATCGTACCTGTATTCTGTGGCTCTGCATTCCGTAACATGGGCGTACAGCCTCTGCTTGACGCGGTAGTTGACTACCTGCCAAGCCCTGTTGATATCCCAGCAATGGAAGGTAGCGACCCTGACAACGAAGAAGTGAAAATTCCTTGTCCATGTGATGACAAAGAACCTTTCTCCGCTCTCGTGTTCAAGCTCGCTTCTGACCCATACATCGGTCACCTTTCCTTCAGCCGCATCTACTCCGGTAAAATTGAAACTGGTATGACCATTTTCAACGCTAACACCGGTAAAAAAGAGCGTGTTGGTCGTCTTCTTAAAATGCATGCTAACAAGCGTGAGGACATTAAAGAAGCATACGCTGGCGACATCGTAGCTGTTGTTGGTCTGAAAAACGTATCTACCGGTGACACCATCTGCGCGATGGATCGTCCTGTAGTACTCGAGTCTCTCGACATTCCAGATCCAGTTATCGAAGTTGCTATTGAGCCTAAAACAAAAGCTGACCGTGACGCTCTGTCCGCAGCTCTTGCTAAGCTTGCTAAAGAAGATCCATCCTTCCGTGTAAAAGGTGATGACGAAACAGGTCAGACCCTTATTTCCGGTATGGGTGAGCTTCACCTCGACATCATTGTTGACCGTCTTACCCGTGAATTTAGCGTTAACGCTAACGTTGGTAAGCCTCAGGTAGCCTACCGTGAAACTATCACCAAGGTTGCTAAAGAAGATCACAAGTATGCTAAGCAGTCTGGTGGTCGTGGTCAGTATGGTCATGTTGTTATTGAAGTTGAACCTAACCCAGAGAAAGGTTACGAATTCAGTAACTCCATCACCGGTGGTGTTATTCCTAAAGAATACATCCCAGCTGTTGACAAAGGTATTCAGGAAGCACTCAAAAGCGGTGTTTTTGCTGGATTCCCAACTGTTGACGTTAAAGTTAACCTCGTATTCGGTTCTTACCACGACGTTGACTCCTCTGAACAGGCATTCTACATCGCTGGTTCTATGGCGATTAAAGCTGCTTGTAAGAAAGCTGGTCCTCAGATCCTCGAGCCTATTATGGGTGTAGAGGTTGTAACTCCTGAGGAATACCTTGGCGACGTAATGGGTGACCTTAACGGTCGTCGTGGTCGCGTACAGGGTATGAATACCCGTGCTAATGCTCAGGTTATTGATGCGATGGTTCCGCTTTCCGAAATGTTCGGTTACGCAACTGACCTTCGCTCCAAAACCCAGGGTCGTGCGAACTTCACTATGCAGTTCGATCACTACGAGCCTGTACCTAACTCTATTGCTGAAGAAATTGTAAGCAGTAAAGGTTAG
- the rpsJ gene encoding 30S ribosomal protein S10: protein MTTVSSDRIRIKLKAYDYRILDKAVAEIVDTARNTGAGVAGPIPLPTNIHKFTVNRSVHVDKKSREQFEMRIHKRLMDILEPTQQTVDALGKLSLPAGVDVEIKL, encoded by the coding sequence ATGACAACTGTTAGCAGTGATCGTATCAGAATTAAGCTTAAAGCTTACGATTACCGCATCCTTGATAAGGCTGTGGCTGAAATCGTTGATACGGCGCGCAACACGGGTGCAGGGGTTGCTGGTCCAATTCCGCTCCCAACAAACATTCACAAGTTCACGGTCAACCGTTCTGTACACGTAGACAAAAAGTCTCGCGAGCAGTTCGAAATGCGCATCCACAAGCGTCTTATGGATATCCTTGAGCCTACTCAACAGACCGTTGATGCTCTTGGAAAGCTCAGTCTACCTGCTGGCGTGGACGTTGAGATTAAACTCTAG
- the rplC gene encoding 50S ribosomal protein L3, producing the protein MTEKLGILGRKVGMTRIFANDGSAVAVTVIEAGPCPVIQKKDAATDGYNAVQIAFGEAKEKHVTKAMRGHFAKADRGLFRNTCEIRLEEAPELEVGQELSADIFAAGEKVRVTGTTIGKGFQGVMKRWNFAGMPASHGHEKVHRSPGSIGHATFPGKVFKGKKMPGHMGNVRQTTSNLEVVAVRADENLILVKGAVPGPKNGLVLVRKQ; encoded by the coding sequence ATGACTGAGAAATTAGGAATCTTGGGCCGCAAAGTTGGCATGACCCGTATTTTCGCTAACGATGGTTCTGCTGTTGCAGTTACCGTTATCGAAGCAGGTCCATGCCCTGTAATCCAGAAAAAAGATGCGGCTACTGACGGATATAATGCAGTTCAGATTGCATTTGGCGAAGCTAAAGAAAAGCATGTAACCAAGGCAATGCGTGGTCATTTTGCAAAAGCTGACCGCGGTTTGTTCCGCAATACATGCGAAATTCGTCTTGAGGAAGCACCAGAACTGGAAGTTGGTCAGGAGCTTTCTGCAGATATCTTTGCTGCAGGCGAAAAAGTTCGTGTGACCGGCACTACAATTGGTAAAGGCTTCCAGGGCGTAATGAAGCGCTGGAACTTCGCTGGTATGCCTGCGTCCCACGGTCACGAAAAAGTGCATCGTTCCCCAGGCTCCATTGGTCACGCAACGTTCCCAGGTAAAGTGTTCAAAGGCAAAAAAATGCCTGGTCACATGGGTAACGTTCGCCAGACTACATCTAACCTCGAAGTCGTCGCTGTTCGCGCCGATGAGAACCTCATCCTGGTTAAGGGTGCAGTACCTGGTCCTAAGAACGGCCTCGTACTGGTACGTAAGCAGTAA
- the rplD gene encoding 50S ribosomal protein L4, whose amino-acid sequence MAVVKLYDQNKAEAGEITLAPEVFEVEVKPEILNLVVRAQRAAKRAGTHAVKGRSDIRGGGAKPWRQKGTGRARAGSSRSPIWRGGAVTFGPQPRDYGFKVNKKVRRLAIKMALSSRLAGENLLVVNSIELPEVKTKLMAGVTEALGLNKALIVAKDLDEKLVLSARNLPGITVQSVEQLNVYDVLRHKQLVLLEGAVESVQERLK is encoded by the coding sequence GTGGCTGTTGTAAAATTATACGATCAGAACAAAGCAGAAGCCGGTGAAATCACCTTGGCTCCTGAAGTGTTCGAGGTCGAGGTAAAACCCGAGATCCTGAACCTTGTTGTACGCGCTCAGCGTGCAGCTAAGCGTGCAGGCACCCACGCAGTTAAGGGCCGCTCCGATATTCGTGGCGGTGGCGCTAAACCTTGGCGTCAGAAAGGTACTGGCCGTGCTCGTGCTGGTTCTTCCCGTTCCCCAATCTGGCGTGGTGGTGCTGTGACTTTTGGTCCTCAGCCCCGCGACTATGGGTTTAAGGTAAATAAAAAGGTTCGTCGCCTTGCTATTAAAATGGCTCTGTCTTCCCGCCTTGCTGGTGAGAATCTCTTGGTCGTTAATAGCATCGAACTGCCTGAAGTAAAGACTAAGCTCATGGCTGGTGTTACTGAGGCTCTCGGTTTGAACAAAGCACTCATCGTAGCAAAAGACCTCGATGAAAAGCTCGTTCTTTCCGCACGTAACCTCCCAGGTATCACCGTACAGTCTGTTGAGCAGCTGAACGTATACGACGTGCTCCGTCATAAGCAGCTTGTTCTGCTTGAAGGCGCTGTTGAATCCGTTCAGGAACGACTGAAGTAG
- the rplW gene encoding 50S ribosomal protein L23, protein MNYTKILIKPLVSEKATFLKEEAQQVTFFVAPSANKIEIKKAVEEAYNVKVAGVNVVKRRPQPRVRHGRTVGQISGFKKAYVTLAAGEKIEFFEGV, encoded by the coding sequence ATGAATTATACTAAGATCCTCATCAAGCCGCTTGTCTCTGAAAAAGCTACTTTCCTCAAGGAAGAAGCTCAGCAGGTTACATTCTTTGTAGCGCCATCTGCTAACAAAATTGAGATCAAGAAGGCAGTAGAAGAAGCCTACAATGTTAAAGTTGCAGGTGTTAACGTAGTGAAACGTCGCCCACAGCCTAGAGTGCGTCATGGCCGCACCGTCGGTCAGATCTCTGGCTTCAAAAAGGCGTACGTGACTCTGGCCGCTGGCGAAAAAATCGAATTCTTCGAGGGAGTGTAA
- the rplB gene encoding 50S ribosomal protein L2 — protein sequence MAVRKLKPTSPGRRSQTISLFEEITRSTPEKSLTEGLSKKAGRNNYGRITQRRRGGGHKRLYRIIDFKRNKFDIPATIAHIEYDPNRSARIALLHYADGEKRYIIAPVGVKQGDVVVAGETADIKPGNALPMSKIPVGTIIHNIELAPGRGGQFCRAAGAYAQLVAKEGKYALLRMPSGEVRKVLLTCIATVGQVGNVTHEKIRIGKAGRNRWLGNRPKVRGVAMNPIDHPLGGGEGRSSGGRHPVTPWGVPTKGYKTRDKKKASNKLIVKRRGQK from the coding sequence ATGGCTGTTCGTAAGCTTAAGCCTACTTCTCCGGGTCGTCGCTCCCAGACTATTTCCCTTTTCGAGGAAATCACTCGTAGCACCCCAGAGAAGTCTTTGACTGAAGGCCTGTCCAAAAAAGCAGGTCGCAACAACTACGGTCGTATTACTCAGCGTCGTCGTGGCGGTGGACACAAACGTCTTTACCGTATCATCGATTTTAAACGTAACAAGTTCGATATTCCTGCAACTATTGCACATATCGAATACGACCCAAACCGTTCCGCTCGTATCGCTCTTCTGCACTACGCAGACGGCGAGAAGCGTTACATCATTGCTCCAGTTGGCGTAAAACAGGGTGATGTTGTTGTTGCAGGTGAAACTGCAGACATCAAACCTGGTAACGCTCTTCCAATGAGCAAGATTCCGGTTGGTACAATTATTCACAACATCGAGCTTGCTCCAGGCCGTGGCGGACAGTTCTGTCGTGCTGCTGGTGCATATGCACAGCTCGTTGCTAAAGAAGGTAAATACGCACTTCTGCGCATGCCTTCTGGTGAAGTTCGTAAGGTTCTTTTGACCTGTATCGCAACCGTTGGTCAGGTTGGTAACGTAACTCACGAAAAAATTCGCATCGGTAAAGCTGGCCGTAATCGCTGGCTCGGTAACCGTCCGAAAGTTCGTGGTGTTGCAATGAACCCTATCGATCACCCACTCGGTGGTGGTGAAGGTCGTAGCTCTGGTGGTCGCCATCCGGTTACCCCTTGGGGCGTACCTACCAAAGGCTACAAGACTCGCGACAAGAAGAAAGCTTCCAATAAGCTTATCGTTAAGCGTCGCGGTCAGAAGTAG
- the rpsS gene encoding 30S ribosomal protein S19, which yields MPRSLKKGPFVDDHLLRKVEKAQESGDRRVIKTWSRRSMILPEMVGLTFAVHNGKKFIPVFVTENMVGHKFGEFSPTRTYYGHAADKKSKAKR from the coding sequence ATGCCTAGGTCTCTTAAAAAAGGTCCTTTTGTCGACGACCATCTTCTCCGAAAAGTTGAGAAGGCTCAGGAAAGTGGCGATCGCCGCGTGATCAAGACTTGGTCCCGTCGTTCCATGATTCTTCCTGAAATGGTAGGCCTTACCTTTGCGGTTCATAACGGTAAGAAATTCATCCCTGTATTCGTGACTGAGAACATGGTTGGTCACAAATTCGGTGAATTCTCCCCGACCCGCACGTACTACGGCCATGCTGCCGACAAAAAGAGCAAGGCTAAACGCTAG
- the rplV gene encoding 50S ribosomal protein L22 yields the protein MQAQATAKFVRVSTRKTRLVAKNIVGLPVEDAVNILKFTPNKGAAVIFKVLHSAIANAEQVPGSDVDALVVKQVIVNEGPTWKRFMPRAQGRATRILKRTSHITVILEES from the coding sequence ATGCAAGCTCAAGCTACCGCCAAGTTCGTACGCGTATCTACACGCAAAACCCGTCTTGTTGCTAAAAACATCGTGGGTCTGCCAGTAGAAGACGCTGTAAATATCCTTAAGTTCACCCCGAACAAAGGTGCAGCCGTTATTTTTAAAGTGCTGCACTCTGCAATCGCCAACGCCGAACAGGTGCCTGGCTCTGATGTGGATGCTCTCGTGGTGAAACAGGTTATAGTCAACGAGGGTCCAACCTGGAAACGCTTTATGCCTCGTGCACAGGGTCGCGCAACTCGCATCCTGAAGCGTACCAGCCACATCACTGTCATTCTCGAAGAAAGTTAG
- the rpsC gene encoding 30S ribosomal protein S3 — MGQKVHPYGFRLGFNKNWRSRWFSKKEYPAFVFEDSKIRKYVKKALYHAGIADIEIERAGGKVRLILSTARPGIVIGRKGVEIEKLRADLRGKFQREFSIEVNEIRRPETNAQLVAENIAMQLERRVAFRRAMKRTVSMARKFGAEGIKVSCAGRLAGAEIARTEWYREGQVPLQTLRADIDYGFAEASTTYGIIGVKVWIYKGEILDSEVGQ; from the coding sequence ATGGGACAAAAAGTACATCCATATGGTTTCCGTCTTGGTTTTAACAAGAACTGGAGATCTCGCTGGTTCAGCAAAAAAGAATATCCTGCCTTTGTCTTCGAAGATAGCAAAATTCGTAAGTACGTAAAAAAGGCCCTGTATCATGCAGGTATTGCTGACATTGAAATCGAACGCGCTGGCGGAAAAGTTCGTCTTATCCTTAGCACAGCACGTCCGGGTATTGTCATCGGCCGTAAGGGCGTAGAAATCGAAAAGCTTCGTGCTGATCTTCGTGGTAAATTCCAGCGTGAATTCTCCATCGAAGTTAACGAAATCCGTCGCCCTGAAACTAATGCACAGCTTGTAGCTGAAAACATTGCTATGCAGTTGGAACGCCGTGTTGCTTTCCGCCGCGCTATGAAACGCACTGTTTCCATGGCACGCAAGTTTGGTGCAGAAGGTATCAAAGTATCTTGTGCTGGCCGTCTGGCAGGCGCTGAAATCGCTCGTACCGAATGGTACCGCGAAGGTCAGGTTCCGCTTCAGACTCTGCGCGCTGATATCGACTACGGTTTTGCAGAAGCTTCCACCACTTACGGTATCATCGGTGTTAAAGTCTGGATCTACAAAGGCGAAATCCTTGACAGTGAGGTAGGGCAGTAA
- the rplP gene encoding 50S ribosomal protein L16: MLQPRKTKFRKQQTGRLKGKATRGNTIAFGDIGLKALEHGKLSNQQIESARIAMIRHIRRGGKVWIRIFPDHVKTSKPLEVRQGKGKGAPCGWYAPVKPGRILYEIKGVDIELAKEALKRASYKLPIRTTIVVKEGL, encoded by the coding sequence ATGCTTCAGCCTAGAAAGACTAAATTCCGTAAGCAACAGACTGGCCGCCTTAAAGGCAAAGCCACTCGCGGTAATACCATTGCTTTCGGTGACATCGGTTTAAAAGCGCTCGAACATGGCAAACTCTCTAATCAGCAGATTGAATCTGCTCGTATTGCGATGATCCGTCACATTCGACGCGGTGGTAAAGTTTGGATCCGTATTTTCCCGGATCACGTGAAAACCTCTAAGCCTCTTGAAGTTCGTCAGGGTAAAGGTAAGGGCGCACCATGTGGTTGGTACGCACCTGTTAAGCCTGGTCGTATCCTGTACGAAATCAAAGGTGTTGATATCGAACTTGCTAAAGAAGCACTGAAACGTGCATCTTACAAGCTCCCTATCAGGACTACTATTGTGGTTAAGGAGGGGCTCTAG
- the rpmC gene encoding 50S ribosomal protein L29, with product MKAAELKKLSVEELNTKLEEARKELFDLRFKHATAQLDNTSGIPATKRAIARILTILKEKGA from the coding sequence ATGAAAGCCGCAGAACTTAAAAAACTTAGCGTTGAAGAACTCAACACTAAGCTGGAAGAAGCTCGCAAGGAACTTTTTGACTTGCGTTTCAAGCATGCAACTGCACAGCTTGATAATACTTCCGGTATTCCTGCTACAAAACGTGCAATTGCACGTATTTTGACCATTTTGAAGGAAAAGGGAGCGTAA
- the rpsQ gene encoding 30S ribosomal protein S17 — MSEAIEQRKGRALVGTVVSDKNDKTIVVRVETLVKHPLLKKYIRRRKKFTAHDPNNECAMGDKVKIIEFRPLSRNKRWHLVSVLEKAV, encoded by the coding sequence ATGTCCGAAGCTATTGAACAGCGGAAGGGTCGCGCGCTCGTTGGTACTGTTGTGAGTGACAAGAACGACAAAACTATTGTTGTTCGCGTTGAGACACTCGTAAAACACCCGCTTCTCAAGAAGTACATTCGTCGTCGTAAGAAGTTTACTGCTCACGACCCTAACAACGAATGCGCAATGGGTGATAAAGTGAAAATCATCGAGTTTCGTCCACTCAGTCGCAACAAACGCTGGCATCTCGTTTCTGTTTTGGAAAAAGCCGTTTAG
- the rplN gene encoding 50S ribosomal protein L14 encodes MIQVESTLEVADNSGAKKVACIKVLGGSKRRYASVGDIIVVSVKEAMPHSKVKKGDVMKAVVVRTKKEIRRVDGTYIKFDTNAAVVLNKQGEPVGTRIFGPVARELRGKGFMKIVSLAPEVL; translated from the coding sequence ATGATTCAGGTAGAATCCACTCTTGAAGTAGCGGACAACTCCGGTGCCAAAAAAGTTGCTTGTATTAAAGTACTCGGCGGTTCAAAACGCCGTTATGCTTCTGTAGGCGACATCATCGTAGTATCCGTGAAAGAGGCTATGCCTCATTCCAAGGTGAAAAAAGGTGACGTGATGAAAGCTGTTGTTGTGCGCACGAAAAAAGAAATTCGTCGCGTAGATGGCACTTACATCAAATTCGACACCAACGCAGCAGTAGTGCTGAACAAGCAGGGCGAACCTGTAGGTACACGTATCTTCGGACCAGTTGCTCGCGAACTTCGCGGTAAAGGTTTTATGAAGATTGTATCTCTCGCACCTGAGGTATTGTAG